The sequence below is a genomic window from Lolium perenne isolate Kyuss_39 chromosome 7, Kyuss_2.0, whole genome shotgun sequence.
TAGAACTCTCAGTCTAGCCACCTGCAGCCTCTTGGGCCCAGCTGACTTATACCCATTGAATTCACCAATAATCTTCACAAGAGCAATTCCCATTCTCAAACTTGTGCAAACACCTAGGATCCTTGATCAGTATCTGACGCCCATATTTCTCTGAAACTAACTTAGCAAAGGTGTGACAATGGTTACACATCCTTGCAGTTTTGATTATCCTTATGCTTCTGAAGCAAGGGGAATCAGAAATGGCAAGAGCTATTGCTAGTTTCTCGCAATGGAATCCCACAACTTCTTCCATTTCTTCTTCGACTTCTAGAGTTCCATTACCAATGTCAGACATAGAGAGTCCCATATGAATCATCATCAACTTTAATTCAGCTACTAGATGCTCTGAGGCAACATTATCACCAGTTGAGAAGAAATAGACCATATTTCTAATTTCTACTGAACAACTCTCAACCTCATCCAACATCCTTCCCTTGTTGTGTACCGTCACCTTTGGCACATCAAAAGATTTTCCAGCTAGATCCTGCAGATTAGAAAGCACCATTTGGATTCTAGGATCATTGGGTTCAATCACTGACATTTCTGTAGCCGCCAGTTGTGCCAGCCTTACATTTCCATGTATTATCGCTGAGGTTAGTAATGCATCCCACACTGTAAAATTGGGTGTGAGTGGCATCCCATCAATAATTTCATATGCTTCTTGCAGTCTCCCAGACCGTCCAAGAAGCTCCACCATTGCTGCATAATGATCTAAATCTGGAGTTACATTATAGACTTTATCCATATTGAGAAATATTTCTCTCCCTTCAGATACCATACCCTCCATACCGTACGCTTTGATAACAGCTGTCAAAGTTGTATGATCTGGCAGGACACCGTGTTGCTTCATTTCAAAGAAGTGATCCAATACTTGAGTTGGAGAACCGTGGATCAAATGTGCAACAATGATAGAATTCCATGAAATAATGTTCCTTGAGGGGTGCCTATCAAATACAGAACAGGCAGCTGCAAGATCACCAGATTTTGAATAGGCATTAATAAGTGCATTTGCAATTTTGCCATCCATTTCCAAGTTGTGGTGAAAAATGCAGGCATGGATCTCCCGTACTTTCCAAGCCGCAACCAGATTTGCGAATGCGGGGATGATGCTTAGGATTGTAATGTAGTCCGGCTTCATCCCAGCTGATTGCATCTGCCGAAATATTGTTAAGGCTCTATCAAAGTATCCATTATGCACTGAACCAGCAATGAGTATGTTCCAGGAAGCTGTGTCCCTTTTAATTCCATAACCTTCCATGGTCTGGAATAGTTCAAAAGCTCTCTCGTCGTCCCCGTTCCGTATATATCCTGATATCATTGTATTCCAGGTTATCACATTGCGCCGGATCCCATAATCCTCCATCTTGCAAAAGAGTTCATACGCTTTGCCACAGTATCCCGCTTGTGCATACCCTGCAACCATTGAATTCCAGGAGAAGATATCCTTCTCCGGTATCTCGCTAAATATTCTAGATGCTGCTACTATTTCTCCACATTTAGCATACATGTCAACCAAGGAGTTTCCTGAGAGCACGTTGTTTACACTCCCAATCTTAATAGCGTAGCAATGGAGCTCACTTCCCTGGCCTAATAGCTTCAAACTCGCACAAGCTGATATAGCACATGcaattgtcatgccatttggttccACTCCAGCAAGACGCATCCGTATAAAACAGTGCAGTGCCTCATCCCCTCTATCGCTATGAACGAAACCTGACACAAGGCTAGTCCATGTGACAACGTCTGGTTCTACCCCAGACTCTTCCATCTGTTCCAGCAGTTCCACAGCCACATCAAGATCCCCAGACCTAGCATAGCTGGAaatcaatgtattccatgtgacaACCCCCGGCTCTGTGCCTTGATGCCTCATATCCTCGAGAAGCCTTCGGGCTTCCTCCCACTCGCAAGACCGGCAACACCCAAAAATCATGGAGTTCCATGTGCCCAGGTCCCGGCGCCTCATCTTCTCAAACACCCCACGTGCACGCCCCAGTTCTCCACATTTGACATACATCACCAGCACCGAGTTCCCGACAGGTGCATCCTTCACACTCCCCATAAACCCTCTCCGGATAGCCATGGAATGCAGTGCGCTCCCAAGCTCCAGGTCCTCGGCGTACGCACATGCCTGTAAAATCCGAGTGATCAAGAACCTGTCAGGGAGCACCCCTTCCCTGATCATGCTCACCGAAAGCGCAAGGACCTCGTCGAACATGCCCCTGGTGGCGTACGCACCGATCATGGCCGACCAGGTGAGCAGGTCCCTGTGGCTCATTCCGTCGAACACTGTGCGAGCGTCGCCCAGACGCCCCGCGGAGGAATGAAACGAAATGAGCTTGGTCTCCGAGACAAACCGGGGCTCCCTGCGAGCGGAAGAGCTGGGCTGGTGGGGCCTTGGCTCTTGGAAGGGCCGGGCGCGGTGGGGGATATGGGCGCTCCCCGTTTCTTGAAGCG
It includes:
- the LOC127300859 gene encoding pentatricopeptide repeat-containing protein At1g19720; the protein is MQNPNKACQEPLLLLPMELVLPPFPSLLIKSHHLPPQLPSRPRHGRHQEPIMALAQAPPFTLSLQETGSAHIPHRARPFQEPRPHQPSSSARREPRFVSETKLISFHSSAGRLGDARTVFDGMSHRDLLTWSAMIGAYATRGMFDEVLALSVSMIREGVLPDRFLITRILQACAYAEDLELGSALHSMAIRRGFMGSVKDAPVGNSVLVMYVKCGELGRARGVFEKMRRRDLGTWNSMIFGCCRSCEWEEARRLLEDMRHQGTEPGVVTWNTLISSYARSGDLDVAVELLEQMEESGVEPDVVTWTSLVSGFVHSDRGDEALHCFIRMRLAGVEPNGMTIACAISACASLKLLGQGSELHCYAIKIGSVNNVLSGNSLVDMYAKCGEIVAASRIFSEIPEKDIFSWNSMVAGYAQAGYCGKAYELFCKMEDYGIRRNVITWNTMISGYIRNGDDERAFELFQTMEGYGIKRDTASWNILIAGSVHNGYFDRALTIFRQMQSAGMKPDYITILSIIPAFANLVAAWKVREIHACIFHHNLEMDGKIANALINAYSKSGDLAAACSVFDRHPSRNIISWNSIIVAHLIHGSPTQVLDHFFEMKQHGVLPDHTTLTAVIKAYGMEGMVSEGREIFLNMDKVYNVTPDLDHYAAMVELLGRSGRLQEAYEIIDGMPLTPNFTVWDALLTSAIIHGNVRLAQLAATEMSVIEPNDPRIQMVLSNLQDLAGKSFDVPKVTVHNKGRMLDEVESCSVEIRNMVYFFSTGDNVASEHLVAELKLMMIHMGLSMSDIGNGTLEVEEEMEEVVGFHCEKLAIALAISDSPCFRSIRIIKTARMCNHCHTFAKLVSEKYGRQILIKDPRCLHKFENGNCSCEDYW